The Chitinophaga sp. H8 region ATCCTACGGAACCATCTTCAAAACGTATCTGGAGCTGGCCGTAGTTGTAATTGCCGGCAGGGATCTCTTCCGTAAGGCGCGCGCCGATAGCACTCACCTGTACTGGTTTGGAGCGGGTCATCTGGCACATCACATCAATATAGTGTACGCCGCAATCCACGATAGGGCTTAATGTTTTCATGAGGCTGCGGTGTACTGCCCACATGCCGCCATGACTTTGCTGATTCAGGTTCATCCGCATTACCAGGGGTTTGCCCATTTCATGTGCTATCTGCACAAAGCGCTCCCAGGAAGGATGATGACGTAATATATAACCTACTACCAGTTTTTTACCTGCTTTTCTGGCTGCCGCTGCCACACGTTCAGCACCTGCTACCGTATCTGCTACGGGCTTCTCTATAAATACATGACAACCGCTTTCAAATGCTTTGATCGCGAAAGCCTCGTGTGTATCCGGATAAGTGGAAATACATACTGCATCCGGCTTTGTAGTGGCCAGTGCTTCTTCATAGCTGCTGAACAAAGGGTAACCACCACCCAGTTTCTCATTCAGTACTTCCTTGCTTTTTCCGGTAGAAACAATACCACAAATTTCAAAACCATCCAGGGTATGATAAGCTGTGGCATGCGAGGCCCCCATGTTTCCGCATCCTACCACCAGGACGCGCAAAAGATTTGTTTGATTCGACATAGTTGGAAATAATTTAACGTATTTTGTTTGATAAGCTTG contains the following coding sequences:
- a CDS encoding Gfo/Idh/MocA family protein; amino-acid sequence: MSNQTNLLRVLVVGCGNMGASHATAYHTLDGFEICGIVSTGKSKEVLNEKLGGGYPLFSSYEEALATTKPDAVCISTYPDTHEAFAIKAFESGCHVFIEKPVADTVAGAERVAAAARKAGKKLVVGYILRHHPSWERFVQIAHEMGKPLVMRMNLNQQSHGGMWAVHRSLMKTLSPIVDCGVHYIDVMCQMTRSKPVQVSAIGARLTEEIPAGNYNYGQLQIRFEDGSVGWYEAGWGPMISETAFFVKDVIGPKGSVSIVAKDAGGTGKSDSVEAHTKTESLRVHYADLNADAQFVKEDTWINLQDEPDHQELCNREQRYFLKAIQEDIDLTDHVADAVNSLRIAFACDESVRTGKIVSLA